From a region of the Podospora pseudopauciseta strain CBS 411.78 chromosome 7 map unlocalized CBS411.78m_7, whole genome shotgun sequence genome:
- a CDS encoding uncharacterized protein (COG:C; COG:H; EggNog:ENOG503NX7X), with protein MTPEERVPVLIAGSGSAGLCAAVWLARFNIPYKILERRNGPLEIGQADGVQTRTVEIFDSFGIAEEMLREAYHVLEIAFWSAPDAEKGIKRAKYEADKETEISHQPHVILNQARLNELMTGLLGSNPPIEYRCEVKNVVVDQNADSSDLESYPVRVDAVRDGVQKTYRAKYVLGCDGAHSIVRKSLGFKMVGDSSDAVWGVMDIYPRTNFPDIRKKAVINSAVGNILLIPREGDSMVRFYTELPAGTKVSDVSLEKLHDHARKVFHPYEMEFAETFWWSAYSIGQRRADFFHRDHRVFLTGDACHTHSPKAGQGMNVSLQDGHNIGWKLGMVLQGLARPDILETYVLERERTATELIDFDRKFTKLFNTKYRQEHGITAGMFAEQFTKAGRYTAGQAVQYDASAITDIGEHDKELVAKVTVGMRFPTAQVVRSCDAKAMQLVKGLPANGQWYIVVFSGDLSQPEAMSRLDEISSTLSQTVQRLTPTGVDPDGVIDRILVTAGDRKKVELDAIPDFFTPVTGKWKMKNLGKIYADDESYNSGHGHAYEAYGVDASKGAIVVVRPDHYVAKVCRLEDVESLGSFFEGFLVPARS; from the exons ATGACACCAGAAGAAAGAGTCCCCGTCCTCATCGCGGGCTCAGGCTCAGCAGGCCTCTGCGCGGCCGTGTGGCTGGCCCGCTTCAACATCCCCTACAAGATCCTCGAGCGCCGCAATGGCCCCCTCGAGATTGGACAGGCAGACGGCGTGCAGACCCGCACAGTCGAGATCTTCGATTCGTTCGGGATAGCAGAGGAGATGCTCCGGGAGGCCTACCACGTGCTGGAGATTGCCTTTTGGTCCGCCCCCGACGCCGAGAAGGGCATCAAGAGGGCCAAGTACGAGGCCGACAAAGAGACCGAGATCAGCCACCAGCCGCACGTCATCCTCAACCAGGCGAGACTCAACGAGTTGATgacggggttgttggggtcgaACCCACCGATTGAGTACCGATGCGAGGTGAAgaatgtggtggtggatcaGAATGCGGATAGCAGCGATTTGGAGTCTTACCCGGTCAGAGTGGATGCTGTTCGGGACGGAGTTCAAAAGACGTATCGGGCGAAATATGTGCTT GGCTGTGACGGCGCACACAGCATCGTCAGGAAATCCCTCGGCTTCAAGATGGTGGGCGACAGCTCAGACGCAGTCTGGGGTGTCATGGACATCTACCCCCGCACAAACTTCCCAGACATTCGCAAAAAGGCGGTCATCAACTCAGCAGTCggcaacatcctcctcatcccccgaGAGGGCGACTCCATGGTCCGCTTCTACACCGAGCTCCCGGCAGGCACCAAAGTCAGCGATGTCAGTCTCGAAAAGCTGCACGACCACGCCCGCAAGGTGTTTCACCCTTATGAGATGGAGTTTGCGGAGACTTTCTGGTGGTCAGCCTACTCCATCGGTCAAAGAAGAGCCGACTTCTTCCACCGAGATCACCGTGTGTTTTTGACAGGTGATGCGTGCCACACTCACTCTCCTAAAGCCGGTCAGGGTATGAACGTCAGTCTGCAGGACGGCCACAACATTGGATGGAAGCTTGGGATGGTCCTGCAGGGCCTTGCACGCCCAGATATTCTCGAGACGTATGTGCTTGAGCGGGAGCGGACGGCTACCGAGCTGATCGACTTCGACCGCAAATTCACAAAGCTCTTCAACACCAAGTACCGCCAGGAACACGGCATAACGGCGGGGATGTTTGCGGAGCAGTTCACCAAGGCGGGCAGGTACACGGCTGGCCAGGCTGTGCAGTACGATGCGTCTGCCATAACCGATATTGGAGAGCACGACAAGGAGTTGGTGGCAAAGGTGACAGTCGGCATGAGGTTTCCCACGGCGCAAGTGGTGCGGTCGTGTGACGCCAAGGCCATGCAGCTTGTGAAGGGGCTGCCAGCGAACGGGCAGTGGTATATCGTGGTGTTCTCGGGAGATCTGTCGCAGCCCGAAGCGATGTCGAGGTTGGACGAG ATCTCTTCAACACTCTCCCAAACAGTCCAGCGCCTCACGCCGACTGGTGTGGACCCAGATGGCGTGATCGACCGGATATTGGTGACAGCGGGCGACAGAAAGAAGGTTGAACTGGACGCCATCCCGGATTTCTTCACACCGGTAACCGGGAagtggaagatgaagaaTCTGGGCAAGATCTATGCCGATGATGAGAGCTACAACTCGGGACACGGCCATGCGTATGAGGCTTATGGAGTCGATGCTTCCAAGGGCGCCATTGTGGTCGTGCGGCCTGATCACT ATGTTGCCAAGGTTTGCAGGTTGGAGGATGTCGAGTCTCTGGGAAGCTTCTTTGAGGGCTTCTTGGTGCCTGCTAGAAGTTGA
- a CDS encoding uncharacterized protein (EggNog:ENOG503PNCH), protein MIASRLLLSLLLSLSGVLGQRCQWSHLRQSSDRYSELQTRPQHTPSPSDPLFFPATSPYPFYNNAILTPLNQTILATTQVRSLHTHSIIDQEGCSSYTRLITNNAILAVQIFYESATNTGGVPLRVKEIHTVYFLAPGNSTEKIQANVKRETWPSFSRSDQDARSTLKGVFDAYLDANGPVAWAGSCSMLDSGKGGDLRAGQGDQCAELRLQLKEGQKIEQRMYVIDESLGAVAVSGVVGGKVAGFEGRVVNGKLEYVHQFGDYYS, encoded by the exons ATGATTGCCTCTCGTCTTCTGTTGTcgcttcttctctctctttccgGTGTCTTGGGCC AACGTTGCCAATGGTCCCATCTACGTCAATCTTCCGACCGCTACTCGGAGCTTCAAACCAGGCCCCAGCATACCCCCTCACCATCTgaccccctcttcttccccgccaCGAGCCCCTACCCATTCTACAACAacgccatcctcacccccctcaaccaaaCCATCCTCGCAACCACTCAAGTCCGCTCTTTACACACCCATTCCATCATCGACCAAGAGGGCTGCTCAAGCTACACCCGTCTAATTACCAACAACGCCATCTTGGCAGTGCAGATATTCTACGAATCCGCCACTAACACCGGGGGAGTGCCCCTCAGAGTTAAGGAGATTCACACTGTGTACTTCCTTGCTCCGGGGAACAGTACCGAAAAAATTCAGGCCAATGTGAAGAGAGAAACATGGCCAAGTTTCAGCAGGTCGGATCAAGATGCAAGATCGACCTTGAAGGGGGTATTTGATGCGTATTTGGATGCGAATGGCCCTGTCGCGTGGGCTGGCAGCTGTTCGATGCTTGATTCTGGAAAGGGTGGTGATCTCAGAGCTGGGCAGGGAGATCAGTGTGCGGAGCTGAGGCTGCAATTGAAAGAAGGTCAAAAGATAGAGCAGAGAATGTATGTGATTGACGAGTCTCTTGGCGCGGTGGCTGtgtcgggggtggtggggggaaaGGTGGCAGGGTTTGAGGGGAGGGTCGTGAATGGGAAGTTGGAGTATGTGCACCAGTTTGGTGACTACTACTCCTGA
- a CDS encoding uncharacterized protein (EggNog:ENOG503PYEF), protein MCNWEETVYACQHRSKVRRQAYSCTVYTRYIYGECRFDSRRDKVFKVISYEDCEDCRRLYEFDATNLYNMTSISMARRLSRSILMISTYTR, encoded by the exons ATGTGCAACTGGGAGGAAACCGTCTATGCGTGCCAGCACCGGAGCAAAGTTCGTAGGCAAGCTTACTCCTGCACCGTCTACACTCGCTACATATACGGTGAATGCCGGTTCGACAGTCGCCGCGACAAGGTTTTCAAAGTCATCAGCTATGAGGACTGTGAGGACTGCAGGAGGTTGTACGAGTTT GACGCAACGAACTTGTACAACATGACCAGCATTTCCATGGCGAGACGGCTTTCACGGAGCATTCTTATGATCAGCACTTATACACGATAG
- a CDS encoding uncharacterized protein (COG:S; EggNog:ENOG503P2V6), whose translation MSKSILFLGATGGVGFSALQRSLAAGHSCTALCRTPSTLSDKIPAEVDQKLLRIEQGNAHDVDAVLRALLPSPSSPRQGLPHVIVFSIGAYFNLSKMGMDDAHVCENGIKTVLDALQKARTEHNLQGKPRIVALSSTGVSDFGRDVPLLFVPLYHVGLKVPHKDKKAMEDALVESEEEWTIVRPSLFVDGAKDGPKREIRAGKEDPIKGVVESKAVGYTISREDVGRWIFENLIEGEKAGEWLRRMAAITY comes from the coding sequence ATGTCCAAgtccatcctcttcctcggcgcaACCGGAGGCGTAGGCTTCTCTGCCCTCCAGCGCTCCCTCGCTGCCGGCCACTCCTGCACAGCCCTCTGCCGCACACCTTCCACTCTCTCCGACAAGATCCCGGCCGAAGTCGACCAGAAGTTGCTGCGGATAGAGCAGGGCAATGCTCACGACGTCGACGCTGTTCTCCGCGCCCTTCTCCCTTCACCGTCCTCGCCCCGCCAGGGCCTCCCACATGTGATCGTCTTCTCCATCGGCGCCTACTTCAACTTGTCCAAGATGGGCATGGACGACGCTCACGTGTGCGAAAATGGCATCAAGACCGTCTTGGACGCCTTGCAGAAGGCCAGAACAGAGCACAACCTGCAGGGCAAGCCGCGGATTGTTGCCCTCAGCTCCACAGGCGTATCCGACTTTGGGCGGGATGTgccgttgttgtttgttCCGTTGTATCATGTCGGTCTGAAGGTTCCCcacaaggacaagaaggccaTGGAAGACGCTTTGGTcgagagtgaggaggaatGGACCATTGTGAGGCCAAGTTTATTTGTCGACGGTGCCAAAGATGGTCCCAAGCGGGAGATCAGAGCCGGGAAGGAGGATCCAATCAAGGGAGTAGTGGAGAGTAAGGCAGTTGGCTATACCATCAGTCGGGAGGATGTCGGGAGGTGGATCTTTGAGAACCTGATCGAGGGAGAGAAAGCTGGAGAGTGGCTCAGGAGGATGGCTGCCATTACATACTAA
- a CDS encoding uncharacterized protein (COG:S; EggNog:ENOG503NVT5; MEROPS:MER0000432) encodes MLSSTWGSPSGTVQLPKEVAPYTVNIDQGQLDRTQTLLKLSPIPGECYENSLPDGSRKLGLRREWLVEAKRVWEEEFSWRAVESQINSFPNFTASVPVNEQGEQINVQFLGIFSQNPNAVPVVFLHGWPGSILEFLPLFSLLREKYPDPAWLPFHLIAPSLPGFGFSDQFPNDRNYGMEDVAFVVDSLMVGTLGLKNYVVQGGDIGSRIARVLGNRCEQCSAVLVNYSPVPPPESFDFTTLSEKDKRGLERGDWFRNDGSAYAMMAASRPGTLGLALSASPLALLAWIGEKYLDWTDPLSFTQDQTLPSGARYSRKLMNEIIASVALYWLTGKIHTSFYSYREAFALNGRAPPSSNAQFPVMAPKKVGMMWFPYEVIPTPRAWIEKYSNLVFWREEEVGGHFAQLEQPEVLAKGLEDFIKVLQEK; translated from the exons ATGTTGTCTTCAACCTGGGGCTCCCCCTCTGGGACAGTGCAACTTCCCAAAGAAGTAGCACCTTACACGGTTAACATCGACCAGGGACAGCTTGATCGGACTCAGACTCTGCTCAAGCTATCCCCCATACCCGGAGAATGCTACGAGAATTCACTCCCCGACGGCAGCCGGAAGCTGGGGCTGAGAAGAGAATGGCTGGTGGAGGCTAAGCGTGTTTGGGAAGAGGAATTTAGCTG GAGAGCAGTCGAATCCCAGATCAACAGTTTCCCCAACTTCACTGCTTCAGTGCCCGTCAACGAACAAGGAGAACAGATCAACGTTCAATTCCTCGGAATCTTCAGCCAGAACCCCAACGCTGTGCCAGTCGTCTTTCTTCACGGATGGCCTGGCTCCATCTTGGAGTTTCTTCCCCTCTTCAGCCTTCTAAGAGAAAAGTACCCGGATCCTGCTTGGTTACCGTTCCACCTGATTGCGCCTTCTCTTCCTGGCTTTGGCTTCTCCGACCAGTTTCCCAATGACAGAAACTACGGCATGGAGGATGTCGCCTTCGTCGTTGACTCGCTCATGGTTGGCACCCTTGGCCTCAAGAACTATGTAGTCCAAGGTGGCGACATCGGGTCACGCATTGCACGCGTTCTCGGCAACCGATGTGAACAGTGCAGTGCCGTGCTCGTCAACTACAGCCCTGTTCCGCCGCCAGAAAGCTTTGACTTCACAACACTGAGCGAGAAAGACAAAAGGGGATTGGAAAGAGGTGACTGGTTCCGCAACGATGGATCTGCCTACGCCATGATGGCCGCCTCCAGACCAGGAACACTAGGATTGGCCTTGTCCGCCAGCCCTCTTGCGTTGCTGGCCTGGATAGGAGAAAAGTACCTCGACTGGACCGATCCCCTTTCCTTTACTCAAGACCAGACACTACCCAGCGGAGCTCGGTACTCGAGAAAGTTGATGAATGAAATCATTGCCAGCGTGGCACTCTACTGGCTCACCGGCAAGATCCACACCAGCTTCTATTCCTACCGGGAGGCGTTTGCCCTCAACGGCCGGGCCCCGCCATCAAGCAACGCGCAGTTCCCGGTCATGGCGCCGAAAAAGGTAGGCATGATGTGGTTCCCGTATGAGGTCATCCCTACCCCAAGAGCATGGATAGAGAAGTACTCCAACCTGGTCttttggagggaggaggaagtaggAGGGCACTTTGCACAGTTGGAGCAACCTGAAGTTCTGGCTAAAGGGTTGGAGGATTTCATCAAGGTTTTGCAGGAGAAATGA
- a CDS encoding uncharacterized protein (CAZy:GT55; EggNog:ENOG503NWJN; COG:H) — protein MRYTLPLGSRPFGPLCIMPQMEVVELEPRPTNRDNRLYGASELSGLSRTGHQSQRRPQHNQDPDHDAESTVAVFPDELDRILEKLVIVVPCKDEPVDVIRGVIAGIPSRCAVILVSNCSHKHGENGWEAQERMLAGCCAWGREGCFVHQQYPGAAMAFKEAGVPEILDTASGRIRNGKGEGMYLGIAMAKSYFPHHQYIGFIDADNRIPGSVVEYCKAYAGGFALAQRSAAKSGTEHEDVMVRISWASKPKYSASTGRIEFVQQGRSSRIINSFLNRLFAKAGQQDEFITTGNAGEHAMTMEMALKMRMANGYAIEPFQYIEPLLRNKIPSANLPNASQTTRIVQIKTANPHLHRETGDEHIIKMWAAGLGALYHHLLGVDSASGLGTTTLATLRKDMHKFALQNGAIQGQEELPRPNIYSSLDNADLDSFRDVLGEPCSGHVYGGLGFYGLVDQAWASSGTNSPASQSTLEHDSWGEDDQRSSASSEEEPEVLSDSSKQGE, from the coding sequence ATGCGCTACACCCTACCACTCGGGAGTCGGCCGTTCGGCCCGCTGTGCATTATGCCCCAGATGGAGGTGGTCGAACTGGAGCCGCGACCAACCAACAGGGACAACCGCCTCTATGGCGCATCGGAACTGTCCGGTTTGAGTAGGACGGGGCATCAGTCACAAAGGCGGCCCCAACACAACCAGGATCCTGATCACGATGCGGAAAGTACCGTGGCCGTGTTTCCAGACGAGCTAGACCGGATCCTCGAAAAATTGGTCATTGTCGTGCCTTGCAAAGATGAGCCGGTCGACGTCATCAGGGGGGTGATCGCGGGCATCCCGAGCCGCTGCGCGGTGATCTTGGTGTCGAACTGTTCTCACAAGCACGGAGAGAACGGTTGGGAGGCTCAAGAAAGAATGCTGGCAGGATGCTGTGCTTGGGGTAGGGAGGGGTGTTTTGTACACCAGCAATATCCCGGCGCCGCAATGGCGTTTAAGGAAGCAGGAGTCCCCGAGATCCTAGATACAGCTTCCGGGAGAATACGAAACGGGAAAGGAGAGGGGATGTATTTGGGCATTGCCATGGCCAAGTCCTATTTCCCACACCACCAGTACATTGGCTTCATCGACGCCGATAATCGCATTCCAGGCTCCGTGGTGGAATACTGCAAGGCGTACGCTGGTGGGTTTGCTTTAGCACAACGCTCTGCAGCCAAAAGTGGTACAGAGCATGAAGATGTTATGGTCCGCATCTCATGGGCTAGCAAGCCCAAATACAGCGCGAGCACTGGTCGGATTGAGTTCGTCCAACAAGGACGAAGTTCTCGCATCATCAACTCGTTTCTAAACAGGCTGTTTGCGAAAGCGGGACAGCAGGACGAGTTCATCACGACGGGTAACGCTGGGGAGCACGCCATGACCATGGAGATGGCgctgaagatgaggatggcaaACGGGTATGCCATCGAGCCGTTTCAGTACATTGAGCCGCTCCTGAGAAACAAGATCCCATCCGCGAATCTGCCCAATGCTTCCCAGACAACCCGCATTGTTCAGATCAAGACTGCAAATCCTCATCTGCATCGTGAAACGGGGGATGAGCATATTATCAAGATGTGGGCAGCTGGTCTGGGGGCTCTATACCATCACCTTCTTGGGGTAGACTCAGCATCAGGCCTTGGAACCACCACTCTTGCCACCCTTCGCAAAGATATGCACAAATTTGCCTTACAGAATGGCGCGATACAGGGCCAAGAAGAGCTCCCACGTCCAAACATCTACTCCTCTCTCGATAACGCCGATTTAGATTCGTTCCGGGATGTTCTTGGCGAGCCGTGTTCGGGTCATGTATATGGAGGTCTTGGTTTCTATGGATTGGTAGACCAAGCATGGGCCAGTTCAGGCACGAACAGCCCGGCATCTCAGTCAACCTTGGAGCACGATTCGTGGGGAGAAGATGATCAACGGTCTTCTGCCTCCTCGGAGGAAGAACCTGAGGTCTTGTCAGACTCCTCGAAGCAGGGCGAGTGA
- a CDS encoding uncharacterized protein (EggNog:ENOG503P2ZK), whose translation MLSQVALVSLLASASLGSASPITPRQAAQQVVRINSIENVAVRSNGLILATNMNSATLYSVDPVAKTSSTALSVSGTNGLSGIAEYQPDQFAVIGGGKSIYKVDFSSGTPRSTLIKTITEAQNLNGLAYFDNSTVLVADAGRGNVYKIDVNTGVYSEVARDPTMAPSGGIPFGIDGIRYANGTLWYTNIFRNSFHKIPLDPVTAKSTGAQTTLWTNLMGDDLCFGPNGKIYVTTNSRNSLVEVDPTAARPSPVSVGTVTGSTSCAFGRTDRDRNVAYVGGGQGVFAVTIRV comes from the coding sequence ATGCTGTCCCAAGTAGCTCTTGTCTCCCTGTTGGCCAGCGCCAGCCTCGGCTCAGCAAGCCCAATCACCCCGCGACAGGCCGCTCAGCAGGTTGTCCGCATCAACTCGATCGAGAATGTCGCCGTCCGTTCCAACGGCCTCATCCTGGCCACCAACATGAACAGTGCAACCCTCTACTCGGTCGACCCTGTAGCCAAgacatcctccaccgccctctccgTCTCCGGCACCAACGGGCTCTCAGGAATCGCCGAGTACCAGCCCGACCAGTTCGCCGtcatcggcggcggcaagtCCATCTACAAGGTCGACTTCTCCTCCGGCACCCCCCGCTCCACCCTCATCAAGACCATCACCGAAGCCCAGAACCTCAACGGCCTGGCCTACTTTGACAACTCAACCGTCCTCGTCGCCGACGCCGGCCGCGGAAACGTCTACAAGATCGACGTGAACACGGGCGTCTACTCCGAAGTTGCCCGCGACCCGACCATGGCCCCATCAGGCGGCATCCCCTTCGGCATCGACGGCATCCGCTACGCCAACGGGACGCTGTGGTACACCAACATCTTCCGCAACTCGTTTCACAAGATCCCCCTCGACCCCGTCACGGCCAAGAGCACGGGCGCCCAGACCACCCTCTGGACCAACCTCATGGGCGATGACCTCTGCTTCGGCCCCAACGGCAAGATTTatgtcaccaccaacagcaggAACTCCCTGGTCGAGGTTGACCCGACGGCTGCCAGACCCAGCCCCGTGAGCGTGGGGACCGTGACGGGCAGCACGAGCTGTGCTTTTGGGCGGACAGACAGGGACAGAAACGTTGCGTATGTCGGCGGTGGACAGGGTGTTTTTGCTGTTACTATTCGGGTCTGA